The following proteins come from a genomic window of Nocardioides albertanoniae:
- a CDS encoding ParA family protein, translating to MEDSYFGAGGATAPQMPPQATANPPAYPPSARQRANAPEPDASPFEAAGSNKIGPTGRPWPKLPEPGPATGGPARTVAMVNQKGGVGKTTTTINLGAALAEHGRKVLMVDFDPQGSLSVGLGLQPNEIELTIYNLLMEREITLEDVVVPSGIDGVDLLPANIDLSAAEVQLVQEVAREQTLARALEPAVANYDVILIDCQPSLGLLTVNALTAADSVVVPLECEYFALRGVALLKDTIDKVQERLNPRLKIDGILGTMYDSRTMHSREVMETLVNGWGDRVFHSVIRRTVKFADSTVVGEPITEYASTSTGADSYRKLAKEVLARWQLGV from the coding sequence ATGGAAGACAGCTATTTCGGAGCAGGTGGCGCGACAGCGCCCCAGATGCCTCCGCAGGCCACGGCGAACCCGCCGGCCTACCCGCCCTCGGCCCGTCAGCGCGCCAATGCGCCGGAGCCGGACGCCTCGCCGTTCGAGGCCGCGGGCTCCAACAAGATCGGGCCCACCGGACGTCCCTGGCCCAAGCTTCCCGAGCCCGGGCCCGCCACCGGCGGCCCGGCCAGGACCGTCGCGATGGTCAACCAGAAGGGCGGCGTCGGCAAGACCACGACGACGATCAACCTCGGTGCCGCGCTGGCCGAGCACGGCCGCAAGGTGCTCATGGTCGACTTCGACCCGCAGGGGTCGCTCTCGGTCGGTCTCGGGCTGCAACCCAACGAGATCGAGCTGACGATCTACAACCTGTTGATGGAGCGTGAGATCACGCTCGAGGACGTCGTCGTCCCCTCGGGCATCGACGGTGTCGACCTGCTGCCGGCCAACATCGACCTCTCCGCCGCCGAGGTGCAGCTCGTCCAGGAGGTCGCCCGCGAGCAGACCCTCGCCCGGGCCCTGGAGCCCGCGGTCGCCAACTACGACGTCATCCTCATCGACTGCCAGCCCTCGCTCGGTCTGCTGACCGTCAACGCGCTGACCGCCGCCGACTCGGTGGTCGTGCCGCTGGAGTGTGAATACTTCGCCCTGCGCGGCGTCGCCCTGCTCAAGGACACCATCGACAAGGTTCAGGAGCGGCTCAACCCGCGCCTGAAGATCGACGGAATACTGGGCACGATGTACGACAGCCGCACCATGCACAGCCGGGAGGTCATGGAGACCCTCGTCAACGGCTGGGGCGACCGTGTCTTCCACAGCGTCATCCGGCGCACCGTGAAGTTCGCCGACTCCACCGTGGTCGGCGAGCCCATCACCGAGTACGCCTCCACCTCCACCGGGGCCGACTCCTACCGCAAGCTCGCCAAGGAGGTGCTGGCCCGATGGCAACTCGGCGTGTGA